The window TAGATATTCTAATGTTGCTATACTATGAACAAAATGAACTGGGTGTTACAGAAATTAGTAAGGCCATAGATATATCTAAAAGTACTGTACATAGAACTTTGGCTACTCTAGAAAATAAAGGATTCGTACAGCAAAATCCATCAAATGGGAAGTATTGGTTGGGTATAAAATTATATGCATTAGGAACTTTAGCAGGAGAAAAGATGTTTTTTAAAAATGCTATAAAACCGTATATAAAAGAATTATCTAAAAAGTTTAATGAGGTTGTAAATGTATCTATATTAGATAATAGCAATGAAGGACTTCCGAAGACAATTTTAATTTTAAGGGAAGAACCTAAAAATAAAAGATTTAAACTCAATCCTCGTATAGGATCTAGTAGTGTGGTTTATAATTCAGCCGTAGGAAAGTGTCTGCTGGCTTTTTCTCCAAATACAAAAGAGTTGTTAGAACCATATAGAGGCAGTAAATTGAATATGTATACAAAAAATACTATAAGAAGTGTAGATGAATTATTAGAACATTTGAAAGTAGTCAAGCGAGAAGGATATTCTATAGATGATGAGGAAGCTGAGATAGGGCTTACTTGTATTGCAGCTCCTATAATGGATACTAGAAATCAGGATGCAATAGCTGCTATAAGTTTATCTGGACTTACTTCTAAAATGAATGATATAGGGCTTGAAAAAATAATTGAAGAAGTTAAAGAAACTGCTGATAGAATATCTAGTATATTGAGTTAAAATATACTGGTTTTATTATATAAAAATTATAATAGGGGGATATTTATGAACAGACAGAATAAGCCATCATGTTTAGATTCAATAGTAGTTTTATTAGGAATTGTATCAATTTTAATGACAGGAATATTCATTTTACATGTTGATATACATGTATTATTAATATTAGGACTTATATTAACGTGTCTAGTTTCTTATAAATGTGGATATTCTTTAGATGAAATGATAGATGGTATGAAATTGAGTGTAAGCAGGGCTATGGGGGCTCTTATAATATTTATATTAATTGGAATGATAATAGCTACTTGGATACAATGTGGAACAGTGCCTGCTCTTATATATTATGGATTAAAAATATTAAGTCCTAAGTATTTTTTACCTGCTGGACTTGTAATTTGCAGTATAGTATCTCTTGGAACGGGAACATCATGGGGGACTATTGGAACGATTGGTCTTGCTATGATGGGAATGGGTGCTAGTCTTGGAATACCACCACATATAGTAGCAGGTATGGTAGTTTCAGGTGCTTTTTTTGGAGATAAGATGTCGCCAATATCAGATACTACAAATTTATCAGCAGTATCTGCTGGAACGGATTTATATACACATATCAAAGGAATGCTTTATACTACTATTCCGTCATACATTATTTCATTAGGAATATATGCATATATAGGGAAAGGATTTTGTGGAGGAACATCTAGTGATTTTAGTCAAATTCAATTGATACAAGATGTTTTATCACATAAATTTAATTTGAATCCTATTGTAATTTTACCGATGGTAATTGTACTAGTATTGAATATTATGAAAGTATCATCTATACCTACGATGGTAATAGGAACTGTTATAGGAGGAATATTTGCTGTATTTTTTCAGTGTGAACATATAACTTCTGTTTTAAACGTTATAAATCATGGATATACAGATGCAACTGGAATTGAATTAATAGATAAGTTATTAATTAGAGGTGGAATACAAAATATGATGTGGACTTTTTCCTTATCATTTATAGCTTTATGCTTAGGAGGAGTTCTAGAAAAAGCCGGATTTATAGAAGTTATTATTGAAAAAGTAATAAAAAAAGTGAAATCTACAGGAAGTTTAGTAACATTAGTCATTGCTAGTTGTACTGTAGCAAATGCTTCTATGGGAGAAATTTATTTATCAGTAATATTAAATGGTAGTTTGTATAAAAATATATTTGAAGAAAGAGGTTTTGCAAACAATATGCTTAGTAGAGTCCTAGAGGAAGGTGCAACACTTACAGGAGCATTAATACCATGGACAACTGCAGGTGCATTTATTTCTTCTACATTAGGAGTTTCTACATTTGCTTATGCTCCTTATGCTTTTTTAAATATTATAAATCCAATTCTTTCTATTGTTTTATCTTATTTGGGTATATTCGTATTTATGAAGAATAAAAATAGAGAAGAAAAGACTGCTTAAATTAAATAAAAAAATAACGGCAAATATGGATAGGTTTTCAAATATAATATAATTAATTAAATTAAAAGTTTAACTAAGATTGAAAAAACGCTAATATACTAATGTATTAGCGTTTTTTTGATTTGTTTTGATAATTGTGAAAATATAAAATGTTATATATTTGCGTCAAAGCTTGACAAAAATA is drawn from Tepidibacter hydrothermalis and contains these coding sequences:
- a CDS encoding IclR family transcriptional regulator; protein product: MKDIINSIDRALDILMLLYYEQNELGVTEISKAIDISKSTVHRTLATLENKGFVQQNPSNGKYWLGIKLYALGTLAGEKMFFKNAIKPYIKELSKKFNEVVNVSILDNSNEGLPKTILILREEPKNKRFKLNPRIGSSSVVYNSAVGKCLLAFSPNTKELLEPYRGSKLNMYTKNTIRSVDELLEHLKVVKREGYSIDDEEAEIGLTCIAAPIMDTRNQDAIAAISLSGLTSKMNDIGLEKIIEEVKETADRISSILS
- the nhaC gene encoding Na+/H+ antiporter NhaC, with the translated sequence MNRQNKPSCLDSIVVLLGIVSILMTGIFILHVDIHVLLILGLILTCLVSYKCGYSLDEMIDGMKLSVSRAMGALIIFILIGMIIATWIQCGTVPALIYYGLKILSPKYFLPAGLVICSIVSLGTGTSWGTIGTIGLAMMGMGASLGIPPHIVAGMVVSGAFFGDKMSPISDTTNLSAVSAGTDLYTHIKGMLYTTIPSYIISLGIYAYIGKGFCGGTSSDFSQIQLIQDVLSHKFNLNPIVILPMVIVLVLNIMKVSSIPTMVIGTVIGGIFAVFFQCEHITSVLNVINHGYTDATGIELIDKLLIRGGIQNMMWTFSLSFIALCLGGVLEKAGFIEVIIEKVIKKVKSTGSLVTLVIASCTVANASMGEIYLSVILNGSLYKNIFEERGFANNMLSRVLEEGATLTGALIPWTTAGAFISSTLGVSTFAYAPYAFLNIINPILSIVLSYLGIFVFMKNKNREEKTA